One Chroogloeocystis siderophila 5.2 s.c.1 genomic window carries:
- a CDS encoding chorismate--pyruvate lyase family protein, with amino-acid sequence MQNRISFMQQKNLLPRRQVTTLTMRSNLQQSLSCTRIDPFTLSNFQKILLTTDGTITHILEVCLLEAIQIVKLSEELVLPTQDIPFVELTQKTEIIDRKVLLRGKKSGKNFIYAESLIFPEKIDEKFRDKLLGTKTPIGKIWFDCRVETFKEIFNSGKEPANELASYFNIQSESNLLFRTYGVFSKQQLIMLITEKFPESYFTEAC; translated from the coding sequence ATGCAAAACAGAATAAGCTTTATGCAACAAAAAAATCTCCTTCCCAGAAGACAAGTAACAACCTTAACCATGAGGAGCAATCTGCAACAATCCTTAAGTTGTACTCGCATAGATCCATTTACTCTAAGTAATTTTCAAAAGATTCTACTGACAACCGATGGAACGATAACGCATATATTGGAAGTATGTTTACTTGAAGCAATTCAGATAGTGAAATTATCAGAAGAACTGGTTTTGCCAACGCAAGATATCCCATTTGTAGAGCTAACGCAAAAAACGGAGATAATTGACAGAAAAGTATTGCTTAGAGGAAAAAAAAGTGGTAAGAACTTTATTTATGCAGAATCATTAATTTTTCCTGAAAAAATAGATGAAAAATTTAGAGATAAATTACTAGGAACCAAAACTCCAATTGGAAAAATTTGGTTTGATTGCAGAGTAGAAACATTTAAAGAAATTTTTAATTCTGGCAAAGAACCTGCTAATGAATTAGCTAGTTATTTTAATATTCAATCAGAATCCAATCTTCTCTTCCGTACATATGGAGTATTTTCAAAACAGCAACTTATAATGCTAATTACTGAAAAGTTTCCCGAAAGCTACTTTACTGAAGCTTGCTAA
- a CDS encoding class I adenylate-forming enzyme family protein, which translates to MLDQALATTVQKHREKTAVIYNNLRISYAELYSNTRSLCKGLSSIGVDQGDCIAIILPNCPEFIISFYAAARLKAIVLPLNHLFKEDELCYYLNDSNVCTIITDTKRLDICCRIIKTTGKKIKLIIIDGVQESIINFYDLIRQFPEVLAKEENCLPFEGILLYQYSSGSTGKPKKICRTQKNLFHEVNNFTATVGLTSADNILCVVPLYHAYGLGTCLLAALYNGATLVMLEQFLQNGTPTELPFMFRCSRVLELMVKEQITICPAVPYVFEALVQASVNNCVDLSTLRLCISAGNFLPKSVFDRFLQKFNIPVRQLYGCTEAGSISINLDDQLEKTYNSVGCPMKNVSLKIVDDKGKELPVDVSGEIVIASQALASGYYNTSKQSQQAFKEGCFLTGDLGKKDKFGRLYITGRKKMLIDTGGRKVNPLEIEDVLMTHPKVKEVVVIGVKDPNAREVIKAVIVKNDLGNCEEQDIISYCREHFAEFKIPRIVEFRNKIPRNSLGKFLRKDLV; encoded by the coding sequence ATGTTAGACCAAGCTTTAGCCACTACTGTCCAAAAGCATCGTGAAAAAACTGCTGTCATCTATAATAATTTAAGAATTAGCTATGCAGAGCTTTATTCTAATACTAGAAGTTTATGTAAAGGTTTAAGTTCAATTGGTGTTGATCAAGGTGATTGTATTGCAATCATTCTGCCGAACTGTCCTGAATTTATTATTAGCTTTTATGCTGCTGCTAGACTAAAAGCTATTGTTTTACCACTCAACCACCTCTTTAAAGAAGATGAACTTTGTTACTACCTTAACGACAGTAATGTTTGTACAATTATTACTGATACTAAGCGACTAGATATCTGCTGTAGAATAATTAAAACAACAGGTAAGAAAATAAAATTAATTATTATTGATGGTGTTCAGGAGTCGATAATAAATTTCTATGACCTAATTCGACAATTTCCAGAAGTACTGGCAAAGGAAGAAAATTGTCTACCTTTTGAAGGGATTTTACTTTATCAATATTCATCAGGTTCGACTGGTAAACCAAAAAAAATATGTAGAACTCAAAAGAACTTATTCCACGAAGTTAATAACTTCACAGCAACAGTTGGTCTAACCTCAGCAGATAATATTCTGTGTGTAGTACCTCTGTATCATGCCTATGGTTTAGGTACGTGTCTGTTAGCTGCCCTCTATAATGGCGCTACTTTGGTCATGTTAGAGCAGTTTTTACAAAATGGCACTCCGACTGAACTACCATTTATGTTTAGATGTTCAAGAGTTCTAGAACTGATGGTAAAAGAGCAAATTACTATTTGCCCTGCTGTACCTTATGTTTTTGAAGCTTTAGTGCAAGCATCTGTAAACAATTGCGTAGATTTATCGACTTTGAGATTATGCATTTCTGCAGGTAATTTTCTACCAAAAAGTGTTTTTGATCGGTTTCTCCAGAAGTTCAATATTCCAGTTAGACAATTGTACGGTTGTACAGAAGCAGGCTCTATTTCAATAAATTTAGACGATCAATTAGAAAAGACCTATAATTCAGTAGGTTGTCCCATGAAAAATGTAAGTCTAAAGATTGTTGATGATAAGGGCAAAGAACTACCTGTCGATGTGAGTGGCGAGATAGTAATTGCAAGCCAAGCACTTGCTAGTGGTTATTATAATACATCAAAACAAAGCCAACAAGCATTTAAGGAAGGCTGTTTTTTAACTGGTGATTTAGGAAAAAAAGACAAGTTTGGTCGTTTGTATATCACTGGTAGAAAAAAAATGTTGATTGATACAGGAGGTCGCAAGGTTAATCCTCTAGAAATTGAGGATGTTCTCATGACTCATCCTAAAGTAAAAGAAGTAGTTGTTATTGGAGTCAAAGATCCAAATGCTAGAGAAGTTATTAAAGCCGTTATTGTAAAGAATGACTTAGGTAATTGTGAAGAGCAAGACATTATATCTTACTGTAGAGAACATTTTGCAGAGTTTAAAATTCCAAGAATTGTTGAATTTCGTAACAAAATCCCCAGGAACTCTTTAGGCAAATTTTTAAGAAAAGATTTGGTTTAG